TTGCAGGTGGTAACTTGGGGGTTGTTCCTAACAATGGCAAAGCAAATTGCTTCTCCAATTCTGCAGTGGTATGCACAGCATCATCAGATGCTTCGCGAACAAATGCCGCGATACCTCCCAACATTAACCCAACTACGGCACCTAACAAAAGGTTCTGCTGGAGATTTGGCCCCAACTGTTTACCTTTTTGGGGTTCTTCAACAACTTGCCAATTAAATCCACCTTTAGAAAGTTCCTGGCGTAATTGTTGTTCGGCTCGCAATAGCTGTTCTAACCTTTCACGGCTAAATTGTAACTGCGGTAGTATCCGATTGTAATAACTGATCAAAGGTGGAAAGCGTTTAAGTTGCAAATTCAGATCGTTCTCTTTCTGAGCTAAAGTTTGATCGCGAGCAGTTAATGCAACTATATTTGTCTGTGTTTCTACTAGTTGACTAGCAAGATTGAGGTCAATTGCACCGAGTTGTCCTTGTTCAAGCAGAGTGTCTCCGCTAGCAGCAGCATCAGTAGACGGTCCGCCTAAAGTCCTTCCTACTTCTTGCTGTAATAATTCTTTCTGGCTATTGAGTTGATCCTTCAACTTTTGTATATTCGGCGTCTCATCGGTGAAGCGTAAACGCTCCTGTGCTAGAGCCAGTTCGGTTTTTTGGATTTCGTTCAATAAGCCTTGATAACGAGTAGATTGGCTCAAACGAGAAGAAACCAGAGCGTTTTGTGGAGAACGCTTAAGTTGTTCTTGCAAAGATTTTTGCCGTGCTAAAGCCTCTTCATATTGAGAACGAGTGGTGCGTCGTTCTTGCTGAAGATTATTGACAGCATCCTCAAGGGCTTTTGCTTGTGATTCTGGATTGATTAAATTCTGATTTCTGCGAAACCTTTGCAGGTTAGTCTCAGAAGCATTCACTTCTTCACTTGCTTTGCTTAACTGCTCTCTGATGACTTGGAGACCTTTTTGTAAACGGACATCCTGCTGCTGTTTATTGTATTCTAAATAAACTTGCTGAATCGCAGCCAAAACTTTTTGTGTTTTCTCTGGATCTTTGCCAGTATATTCAACTTGAAAGATTTTAGTCAGGACATTATCTTCTTTCATCCTGATTTGATTTAAGACTAAAGACTCTTTAATGTCAGCTACAGTAATATCTGGATAGTCCTGCTGAAGTTTATCAACCGCTTTTTGGATCAGCCCAGAACCCTGCATCAAGTTAAGCTGAGTCGCAGTATCTATCTCAATATTCGAGTCGGTGAACTGATTTTCAACTCCGACTGTTCCTGGTTTAACTTGATAGTTAGGTTCTATTAATAGCTGCATCGAGCTTTTGTAAGTAGGCTTGGTCTTAGAAGTGACTAAACCTGCTAAAGTAACCGATGTCAAAAATACCAGGAAAAACCAAGGAAATCTGCGAAAAAATACGGCAAACATTTGTCCGTAACCCGGTTCTGTGTCAGCAGCAGGATTTAAATTGGGATTTAGACTTGTTTGAACCACTTTTATTATCCTTAACCTCACAAATCACATTAATGATTAATGCACTCCACAAGCTTGGTCAATAATTTTTTCGACCTTACTAAAGAATGCTGTTTCTGAAAAATTTGTCACCGCATGATTACGGATGTTTGCGTAATTCCAAGTTATATTCCCAGCTTCTCGTAATGCAGCTTGTAGGGAGTCTGGTGTCTGTCTTGTAAAAAATACCCCGGTCTTACCAGGTATCTGAGTATCTAATACACCACCGGCTCCATAAGCGATGACTGGTGTGCCACTAGCATTAGCCTCTACGGGGACTAATCCATAGTCTTCTAAGGCGGCCACGATGACAGACTTAGCTTTAGAAAACAAGTCTTTGCGTTTGCTATCACTGACATGTCCCAAGAACTCAATATTATCTAATGCTTTCGATTTTAGCCTTTCTTGTTCTGGACCGTCACCTGATATTAATAATCTCCATCCCAACCAATTGAAAGCTTCAATTATTATATCCAAACGTTTATAGCTGATCATTCTGGCTGATGCCAAATAATATTCGTCTTTGGTATCAGAAAAAACAAAATTACTGGTATCAATTGGATAGTTAACAACAATAGCTTCTTTGTCGTAAATATTTTGAATACGCCGGGCGACAATACTAGAATTAGCAATATAAAGGTCAGGTTCCTGTGAATATTTCAGGTCTACCTGTCTCATGAATTGAAAGATTTTTTCGATGATTGGGGCAAAATATCGATAGTCTCCATACTCCCGTAAATAAGTTTCTGTATCCCACAAAAAACGGGTAACATTATGACAAAAGCATATGTGGCGTGCATTTGGGTGTTTTCGTACTGCTTTGGCGAAACTAGTGCTACTACTGATAATTATATCGTATTTTTGTAAATCCAAAGACCGAAATGCCGGAAAATATAAGGGAGCAATCAATCGGAAATTCTTTGCGGCTCCTGGAATTTTTTGTAAAAACGTTGTGTTAACTATCCGCTCACCTACATCAATAGTTTTTTTAGCATCGTACAAAGAGGTAAAAATATCAGCTTCGGGGTAGCGTTTACACAGCAATTCAAACACGCGCTCTGCTCCACCGCGCTGGGTTAAATAATCATGGACTAGCGCTATTTTCATAAATTTTATCCAAAATTTTTATACAGTTTTCAGGCTCCTCAGTTTCAATTAATAATTTGAGTGCCTAACCACACAATTTACTGTTTTATAGCACAATACGGTTCAGTTAAGGAAAATTGTAGGTTGGGTTGAGGAACGAAACCCAACCTACGTGGATCAAGGTTTTTGGCTCTAACTGAACCGTATTGTTTTATAGCAATCTTGGATGTTTTGTGAAAATTATTGTTGTTCAGATACCCGACTTCTTAAAGAAGTCAGGTATCTAAATTTTCACGACTAATTTAGGACTGCTATTTACAAACAGGACTTACTTACGTGTCACATTTAAAGAATGGTGCGTGACTACGATTATTATTGTGCCAGTTGCGTAAGTCCTAACAAATTGTCAAGATGCTATCTAACTCCTACCAGGGTTTTTTCTGGGACAAAATAAGCGTTTTGTTCGGCTCGTAATTTGTCACAAAGTCTGTCTGCAGGTAATTCTACATCATCGTAGGTGAGGACTCGATCTTGAGGAATGTCTCGTTTGAGGCGACATCCTTCTGCTAAACCAATTGGTAGGAGGTTTTGCGCTTGGACGATGGGGGAATTTTCACATTGTCCGTAGGTCATGTAGAAGCCGATACCATCTAAGGTTTCTCCTGCTTTCAAGTCAATTTTTGCGGTGGTGACTACATCCACCAGCGGTCCTGCTAGTGGAGACATGACTGCATCCTGAAACAGCACAGCACGGGCTACGGATAGTGGAACTTCAAAATGACAGAGGTGATAAGGAGTGTAGAAGCTGTAAAGTGGACCTTCGCCTAACTTGTACAAATTGAGATAGTGACGTTGCTTGGGGTCATCGTGGGTAGCAAAGACGAACACCCCAGGGCCTGGTTTTGCTCCAACTACATAATCGACGATACCGCCCAGTTGTTTGAGTTGGTCAACATCATACATTTGGGTCATATCATCAACATGTCCACTAAAGTTATATCCCAACATTCCGCGTTGGGCAACTTTCATTCCTGTAGCGTTCGCAACAATCGCTTGCTCAAAGGAAATTTTGGTGCCGTCAGCAAAGCTGGTCACCATGTGGGCTTTCTGACCCCAGCGCTTGGCAAAACTTTCTTGGGTGGTCGGATTACGATAGGGGTCTTGGAGTCCTTTAATGTTACCGCACAACAGGGGTGTTAGACCAATACTTTTAACAAAGCGGTAGAGGTTCATTTCCACCCCTGGTTGATCACCGTCGCAGGCGCTAAGAATCACACCGGCTTTATCAGCGTAAACTTTGAGGATAGGGCCAATAGTACCATCGAGTTCAGCATTCATCATGATTACATGTTTGCGATGGGCGATCGCACTCATGACTACATGGGCGCCAAATTCCACAGCGCCTGTAACCTCGATTAATGCGTCGATTCCCTCAGCACGGCAGAGTAAGTCAGCATCTTCTGTCACTGCATATTTACCCTGAGCGATCGCATCTGCTAATTCTGTGACATTTGTCACTACCTGAATTTCTTCAATCCCTGCTTCCACATAAGCTTGTTTTGCTGCTTCAATCTGGCGGTTGGAGATAGCTACTAACTCCATCCCAGGTACTGAATTGACAATTTGATTTGCAATTCCTCTACCCATAAAGCCTGCGCCAATCATCCCCACTTTAATCGGGTTTCCTGCAGATGCACGGGCTTGTAAAGCGCGATCAATAATAATCATGTTTTCAATTCCTCTAATAGCTATTTGCTTGTTACTAACTCAAGTTTTTTGGTTTTTGTAACGAATCGGGGCGCAAGGTTTTGCTAGGGGCGCGGGCGCAAGGCCTTGCGCCCCTACTGTTGCTTAACCCACAATCATCGTTTCCAACAAAGGCCAATTCAAATCTTTCTCAGAAATTTCTGTTACTTCTACAGGCCATTCAATATTAAAAAATGGGTCGTCATAGCGTAAACCTTTTTCATAACCAGGTGTGTAAAATTCACTAACCTGATACACAACCTCAGTTTCATCAGTCAAGGCTTGATAGCCGTGGGCAAACATTTCTGGTACATACAAAGCGCGACGGTTTTCGGGAGTTAGTTCCACACCAATGTGTGATAAAAATGTAGGAGACTCAGGACGCATATCAATAATTACATCATAAATAGCGCCTTTAGTACAGCGAATTAATTTAGTTTCTGCTGCTGGGGGTGTTTGATAATGCATTCCGCGCAAAGTGCCTTTTTTGTAGTTAAAAGACAGGTTGCATTGGGCTACAGTTGGCTTTAATCCGTGGGCTGCAAATTCTTCAGCGCAGAAACTCCGGGCAAAAAAACCACGATGATCTGGTTTTTGTTCTAATTCAATGATGAATGCGTCTTTGAGTGATGTTTTGATGAAGATCATAATTCGCTTATACGTCAATATTGTTGGCGGAAAAATTTATCAACCTGGAAAAATTAGCCAGTAACTTTAACTCGTTCAGATGACGAATTTAACTCTAGTCTAGGAAAAGTATTATCCCAGTATTGGGTGCAAAGTTCTGGACGTTCGGGAGGATTAGCGGTGTAACAGAAAAATAATGTTGCTCGTTCTTCTGTGCGTAATGTTCCATGATGGAAAACATTTTTGGTATCTGCTAAAATCACAGTTCCTAGTGAACCTAAACAAGACTTCCAAGCTGATTTGGGGATGATTTTGTTGACGGCTACATCGTCGATTCCTAAATACTTGGACTTCAGCAGTTTGAAAAATAACCGATAATAGTTCAAACTAAATCTAGAGGTTAGATATTTAGGAATATATTCAAAAGGTCCATGCTTTTTGGTGACATCTTGCAAGGGAATAAAGATTTTGATAATGCGGCGGTCTTCTGCATCACTATGCCATAGCAGCGTACCAAACTGATTATCACTGGGAAAATCTTTGCGTAAATGTACACCATGAAACTTAATTGGAAACCCAATGTAATTTTCGATGATATTGAGTAGCCTTTTCTCGGTTGCCCATTTAGATAATTCTGGTAAATCTGTAATAGTATAAATTTGCGGCAATTTTTGATCTAGCTCTTCGTTATAAACCTTCTCCATTTGGGATAATTTAGATTGAGCAGCCTTGAGCATTTCGGCGCTAGAGCTTAATCCTAAATCTGCCAGTGTGGTTACGCAAACGCCTTCGTGTTTGAGTGCATTAAGAATCTGGCGATCGCCCTGTTCTAATGCAGGTAAATGTTTCTTATGCTTCCACCGTGCTATTATGCAACTTAAGTCAGAATACAGTGTAGATATTTTCTTTTTAATCATGTTCAACATGGCGTAAATTACTCCTATTTTTGATGCGCGTTTGTCAATAATTTTTATGGCTCTTCCTGATGCATTTCTTGTTGGGTTGTAATTTCATTTGCATCTGCGAGTTTAAGCTCTCTAACAGGGATCACTTCTAAAGCAGTAAAACCAACTAAAGCTAAAAAGGGAACTACTGTCTTGATGGCGGACATAGGCCATCTTCTCAAAGCACCTAAAAAGACTTTCAAGCTTACTTCTTTGCTGTTTTGCAAAAGCATCCGTCTGCAAAAGTTTTTAGAATATCCATTTTCCTGTAGTTTCAAAATAACTTCAGGGATATGTTTATATTGCATTAACAGAGCAGATTGTGGCACTTTTTGCCAATAACTCACGCCAACAATACATTCCAAATAAGTATCTTTCGTGACAATTACACTGCCATTGGCAGCACAATAACCTGCAAAATATGCTAAAGATATCCAATTATCTGCAGCATTTGGCCAAATTTGCAAAGCGCGTTTTACTAGGTCAGTGCGATACACTGTAGCAGTCAGAAAAATCACTGCGCCGACACTTTTAGAAAAACAATGTTCAAAAATTGCTTTACCATCACCATGACCATCTTCTCTATCAGCATCAAACCAACGATTTCCAACTATTGTTGGTGGATGAACTGGCTCACGAGTAATTTTATTTCTACCAGAAAAGTTGAGAAATAATAATGATAA
The Gloeotrichia echinulata CP02 DNA segment above includes these coding regions:
- a CDS encoding glycosyltransferase, which produces MKIALVHDYLTQRGGAERVFELLCKRYPEADIFTSLYDAKKTIDVGERIVNTTFLQKIPGAAKNFRLIAPLYFPAFRSLDLQKYDIIISSSTSFAKAVRKHPNARHICFCHNVTRFLWDTETYLREYGDYRYFAPIIEKIFQFMRQVDLKYSQEPDLYIANSSIVARRIQNIYDKEAIVVNYPIDTSNFVFSDTKDEYYLASARMISYKRLDIIIEAFNWLGWRLLISGDGPEQERLKSKALDNIEFLGHVSDSKRKDLFSKAKSVIVAALEDYGLVPVEANASGTPVIAYGAGGVLDTQIPGKTGVFFTRQTPDSLQAALREAGNITWNYANIRNHAVTNFSETAFFSKVEKIIDQACGVH
- a CDS encoding glycosyltransferase family 2 protein, with the protein product MNKLLTIAIPTYNRAELLDKQLAWLAQAIKGFESECEILVSDNCSTDNTQDIIKKWQEILNNITFKSNRNHQNLGVMKNILYCLGSATTKYVWTIGDDDPIQDKAIAYVINKIKQHENLSLLFLNFSGRNKITREPVHPPTIVGNRWFDADREDGHGDGKAIFEHCFSKSVGAVIFLTATVYRTDLVKRALQIWPNAADNWISLAYFAGYCAANGSVIVTKDTYLECIVGVSYWQKVPQSALLMQYKHIPEVILKLQENGYSKNFCRRMLLQNSKEVSLKVFLGALRRWPMSAIKTVVPFLALVGFTALEVIPVRELKLADANEITTQQEMHQEEP
- the rfbC gene encoding dTDP-4-dehydrorhamnose 3,5-epimerase, which gives rise to MIFIKTSLKDAFIIELEQKPDHRGFFARSFCAEEFAAHGLKPTVAQCNLSFNYKKGTLRGMHYQTPPAAETKLIRCTKGAIYDVIIDMRPESPTFLSHIGVELTPENRRALYVPEMFAHGYQALTDETEVVYQVSEFYTPGYEKGLRYDDPFFNIEWPVEVTEISEKDLNWPLLETMIVG
- a CDS encoding polysaccharide biosynthesis tyrosine autokinase, producing the protein MVQTSLNPNLNPAADTEPGYGQMFAVFFRRFPWFFLVFLTSVTLAGLVTSKTKPTYKSSMQLLIEPNYQVKPGTVGVENQFTDSNIEIDTATQLNLMQGSGLIQKAVDKLQQDYPDITVADIKESLVLNQIRMKEDNVLTKIFQVEYTGKDPEKTQKVLAAIQQVYLEYNKQQQDVRLQKGLQVIREQLSKASEEVNASETNLQRFRRNQNLINPESQAKALEDAVNNLQQERRTTRSQYEEALARQKSLQEQLKRSPQNALVSSRLSQSTRYQGLLNEIQKTELALAQERLRFTDETPNIQKLKDQLNSQKELLQQEVGRTLGGPSTDAAASGDTLLEQGQLGAIDLNLASQLVETQTNIVALTARDQTLAQKENDLNLQLKRFPPLISYYNRILPQLQFSRERLEQLLRAEQQLRQELSKGGFNWQVVEEPQKGKQLGPNLQQNLLLGAVVGLMLGGIAAFVREASDDAVHTTAELEKQFALPLLGTTPKLPPAKSRESVIKLPFGKPEVFAPWTIQILQSPPRWESLDLIYKNIELLNSVATLKSLMITSALADEGKSSLALGLAMSAARLHKKVLLIDANLRDPSLHKQLNLPNEQGLSTLLESDVSLPNQIGLQYSGSSYIDILTAGPTPADPANLLSSPRMMQLMATFEENYDLVLIDASPVIGLVDAMLIASSCRSVVMVASMGRVTRSQIAQATAMLSKLNLIGVVANGVSNSTSTYVPYTRQQRLALQQFVEK
- a CDS encoding phytanoyl-CoA dioxygenase: MLNMIKKKISTLYSDLSCIIARWKHKKHLPALEQGDRQILNALKHEGVCVTTLADLGLSSSAEMLKAAQSKLSQMEKVYNEELDQKLPQIYTITDLPELSKWATEKRLLNIIENYIGFPIKFHGVHLRKDFPSDNQFGTLLWHSDAEDRRIIKIFIPLQDVTKKHGPFEYIPKYLTSRFSLNYYRLFFKLLKSKYLGIDDVAVNKIIPKSAWKSCLGSLGTVILADTKNVFHHGTLRTEERATLFFCYTANPPERPELCTQYWDNTFPRLELNSSSERVKVTG
- a CDS encoding Gfo/Idh/MocA family oxidoreductase; translation: MIIIDRALQARASAGNPIKVGMIGAGFMGRGIANQIVNSVPGMELVAISNRQIEAAKQAYVEAGIEEIQVVTNVTELADAIAQGKYAVTEDADLLCRAEGIDALIEVTGAVEFGAHVVMSAIAHRKHVIMMNAELDGTIGPILKVYADKAGVILSACDGDQPGVEMNLYRFVKSIGLTPLLCGNIKGLQDPYRNPTTQESFAKRWGQKAHMVTSFADGTKISFEQAIVANATGMKVAQRGMLGYNFSGHVDDMTQMYDVDQLKQLGGIVDYVVGAKPGPGVFVFATHDDPKQRHYLNLYKLGEGPLYSFYTPYHLCHFEVPLSVARAVLFQDAVMSPLAGPLVDVVTTAKIDLKAGETLDGIGFYMTYGQCENSPIVQAQNLLPIGLAEGCRLKRDIPQDRVLTYDDVELPADRLCDKLRAEQNAYFVPEKTLVGVR